A window of the Verrucomicrobiota bacterium genome harbors these coding sequences:
- a CDS encoding transposase, whose translation MPQSLAQVYLHVVFSTKDRIAFLQNADIRPQMHAYLATAFTGHDCRALAIGGVRDHVHALCAWSRTRALAEVIGDVKRVSSKWIKTKGGQFALFQWQGGYGAFSVSHSNVGRVRAYIAGQEAHHRTMTFQDKLRALLRRHGVVFDERYVWD comes from the coding sequence ATGCCGCAATCGCTCGCGCAGGTCTACCTCCACGTCGTGTTCTCGACGAAAGACCGGATCGCCTTCCTCCAAAACGCCGATATCCGTCCTCAGATGCATGCCTACCTGGCCACGGCGTTCACGGGGCACGATTGCCGCGCGCTCGCGATCGGCGGCGTACGCGACCATGTGCACGCGCTCTGCGCATGGTCGCGTACGCGCGCCTTGGCGGAGGTGATCGGCGACGTCAAGCGCGTCTCCTCGAAATGGATCAAGACGAAGGGCGGCCAATTCGCGTTGTTCCAGTGGCAAGGCGGGTACGGCGCGTTTTCGGTGAGTCATTCGAATGTCGGCCGGGTGCGCGCGTACATCGCCGGTCAGGAGGCGCACCACAGAACGATGACGTTCCAGGACAAGTTGCGCGCGTTGTTGAGGAGACACGGCGTGGTGTTTGACGAGCGGTACGTTTGGGATTGA
- a CDS encoding HDOD domain-containing protein → MSTSTLEILVGRIEQLPSLPTVVYELVEVCKDPNATMAMVEDVIRTDQSLTARMLKLVNSAFFALSNRVSTIHHAAVILGMDALRNTAIAVCTYESLRGCDARSQFDRRAFWEHAVSVGVLAKELAGAAKFKKPDEAFVAGLLHDLGRVVLDKYFPEEFGKALRMSETKGLPLAACEEAILGFDHCVAGAAVARKWRFPGPLVAAIEQHHAAEAPDVLCALVMVADEMAKAWGYGASGNPVVRAVPPSVWDFLPANEGRIREIAANGRDEILSVRALFSGSDAEEDDAPKTRSIHIAHAVPIDSEPPKLVFISAHPGPFHPLLLYFEQARFDVLLLRPNAMSFPLEAECVLVQMPAKELAEHTLEELSARFPHVGPLPSVCVGEPCVPDAAVTEMRGALAQHAARV, encoded by the coding sequence GTGTCAACGAGCACGCTGGAGATCCTGGTCGGGCGCATTGAGCAGTTGCCGTCGCTGCCGACCGTGGTCTACGAGCTTGTCGAAGTGTGCAAAGATCCGAATGCCACGATGGCGATGGTCGAGGACGTGATCCGCACCGACCAGTCGCTGACGGCCCGGATGCTCAAGCTGGTCAACTCGGCCTTCTTTGCGCTGTCGAACCGCGTCTCGACGATTCACCACGCCGCGGTGATCCTCGGCATGGACGCGCTGCGCAACACGGCAATCGCGGTGTGCACCTACGAATCGCTCCGGGGTTGCGACGCCCGTTCGCAGTTTGACCGTCGAGCGTTCTGGGAGCACGCCGTGAGCGTGGGGGTGCTTGCCAAGGAGCTGGCGGGGGCTGCGAAGTTCAAGAAGCCGGACGAGGCGTTCGTGGCTGGGCTGCTGCATGACTTGGGGCGCGTCGTGCTCGACAAGTACTTCCCCGAGGAGTTCGGCAAGGCGCTGCGCATGTCCGAGACCAAGGGCCTGCCGCTGGCGGCGTGCGAGGAGGCGATCCTCGGCTTCGACCACTGCGTCGCCGGGGCGGCCGTGGCCCGGAAGTGGCGCTTCCCCGGACCGCTTGTCGCCGCCATCGAACAGCACCATGCTGCCGAGGCTCCCGACGTGCTCTGTGCGCTCGTGATGGTTGCTGACGAGATGGCCAAGGCGTGGGGCTATGGCGCGAGCGGCAACCCCGTTGTGCGCGCTGTGCCGCCGTCGGTGTGGGACTTCCTCCCGGCCAACGAGGGCCGGATCCGCGAGATCGCCGCGAACGGGCGCGACGAGATCCTCTCAGTGCGCGCGCTGTTCTCCGGCAGCGACGCGGAGGAGGACGACGCGCCCAAGACGCGCTCGATCCACATCGCTCACGCCGTCCCGATTGACAGCGAGCCACCGAAGCTTGTGTTTATCTCAGCGCACCCGGGGCCGTTCCACCCGCTGCTGCTCTACTTCGAGCAGGCCCGGTTCGATGTGCTGCTCTTGAGGCCCAACGCCATGTCGTTCCCCCTCGAGGCCGAGTGTGTGCTCGTCCAGATGCCGGCCAAGGAACTCGCCGAGCACACGCTCGAGGAACTGAGTGCCCGTTTCCCGCACGTCGGCCCACTGCCGTCGGTGTGCGTGGGCGAGCCCTGTGTGCCCGATGCAGCGGTGACCGAGATGCGCGGCGCACTTGCCCAGCATGCGGCCCGCGTCTAG